TTTTGAGAATTTGATGGCTTTAGAGGCGATATCTTTGAAAAACCAAGAACTACTGAAAGAGATAAAAACTCTAAAATCTTATCTCGAAAATCAAAAAGAATCTTTAGATACAGAGAAAGGAGATTTAGAAAAACTTGCAAAAATCCAACAACTTCAAAAACAAGAAAGTGAATCTACCAAAAAAGAACAAGAATACTTTTTGAAATTAACTGAAACAGAATATCAAAAATATCTTAGAGAAAAAGAAGAGGCTGAAAAAAGGACTCAAGAGATTAGGGCAAGAATTTTTGAATTAATTGGAATACCCGAAGCTCCAACTTTTGGTGAGGCCTATGAGTTAGCAAAATACGTCGAGGGAGTTACTGGAGTAAGACCGGCTCTTTTGTTGGCTGTTTTAACTCAAGAATCAAATATTGGAAAAAATGTTGGCCAATGTTATTTAAAAAATCCTAAGACTGGAGAAGGTGTTAATGTTAGAAATGGAAAAAAATTGGCCAGGGTTATGAAGCCTAGTCGAGACATTCCTCCTTTTTTAAATATCTGTAAAGAGCTCGGAAGGGATCCCTATAATACTCCCGTTTCCTGTCCAATGTCTTATGGTTGGGGAGGGGCAATGGGGCCAGCCCAATTCATTCCCTCTACCTGGGTATTATACAAAGAAAAGGTCAGAGCTATTACTGGTAGCGCTGATCCTTGGAATATCAAAGATTCTTTTGTGGCCGCCGCTTTATATTTAGCTAATTTTGGAGCAACTAAACAGACTTACAATGCCGAATGGAAAGCAGTTATGATTTATTTTTCTGGCTCAACTAATAAAAAATTTAGATTTTATGGAGATTCAGTGATGAAAATCGCCAGTCAATACGCAAAAGATATTAGAGAAATTGAAAGACTGGCTAAACTTTAAATTTTTAAATAGCTTTTCTTAAAGCTTCTATGATTGGATCTAATTCTCCATTTAAAATTTTTTCTAAATTATACCAACTTTTTTTAATCCGGTGATCAGTAATTCTGTTCTGGGGGAAATTATAAGTCCTAATTTTTTCTGCCCTTTTTGCCCAGCCAATCTGGGTTTTTCTTTTTTCACGAATCTTTTTTGTTTCTACCGTTTCTTTCCTTTTCAAAAGTCTTGCCTCCAATATACTGATTGCATTTTCTTTGTTTTGTAATTGACTCCTTTCAGTTTGAGAAGTGACGACAAGGCCGGTGGGCAAGTGAGTGATTCTTACCGCCGTTTCTCTCCTATTAACATATTGGCCACCGGGTCCAGAAGCCCGATAGAGGTCAAGCCTCAGGTCTTCGGGCCTAATTTTAATTTCCGCTTTCCTTGGTTTTGGTAAAACGGCAACGGTGGCAGTTGAAGTATGAATCCTTCCTACCTTCTCAGTTACAGGTACCCTTTGGACTCGATGGACCCCTCCTTCATATTTCATTTTGGAAAAAACATTTCCATTTTTTAACTCAAAAATTATTTCTTTATAGCCATCTAATTCTGTTGGTCGAGAGTCTAAGATTCTTTGCTTCCAACCCCGCAATTGGGCATACTTTGAATACATTCTAAAAATATCTGAAGCAAATAAAGCTGCTTCTTCACCTCCAGTTCCTGCCCGGATTTCAATAATTACGGCCTGATTTCTTTTTGCCCCTTTCTCCTGTAATAAATTTCTGATTTCTCTTTCCAAATTCCCCCCCTTTTCTTTAAGTTGAATTAATTCTGTTTCTGCTAAAACCACCAGTTCTTGATCTTCTTTAGATGAAATTATTAATTTATTTTCCTCAATTCTATTTTTTATTTCTTTTAGTTCTCTTTCTTTTGAAATGATTTTTTCAAGGAAATCTTTTCTTTCTGAAAATTCCTTGAATTTCTTCCAATTAGAAATAAGATCAGGGTTGCTGATCTTTTGTAATAAATCTTGGTATTCCTTTTTAATTGTTTTAATATCTGCCATAGTTATTTTCTTTTCTTCTTTCCCTTTTTTGCTTTTTTGGCTAATCTCTTCCTAAATCTTTCTACCCTCCCCATGGTATCAACAATTTTATCTTTTCCAGTATAAAAAGGGTGACATTTTGAACAAATCTCTATTTCAATAAATTCTTTAGTTGAGCCAATAGTAAAAGTATTTCCGCAAGCGCAGCGAACCTGGGCATTTGGATAATATTTTGGGTGGATGTTCTTTCTCATAAATTCCTATAAAGTATCAAAATAAATACACATTTTATCCTAACAGAAATTCTTTTTAAAATCAACTCTTTATCAAACTCCTTGATTAAATATCGAAATAATAGTATATTTAAAATTGATTTAACATGGCAAAAGTTAAAGAAAAAAAGAAAGAATTTAATATCGATTTAGAAGAGATGGCCAAATCCGGAGTTCATCTTGGTCACCGAACCTTTCGGATTCATCCTAAGATTGAGCCTTATCTCTTGGGAGTAAGGAATAATATCCACATTATTGACCTTGAAAAAACGGCTGAAAAATTAAAAGAGGCCTTAAAATTTATTCAGGAGATTAAAAAAGAAGGGAAGATTTTACTTTTAATTGGAACAAAAATTCAATTTAGAGATTTAGTAAAGAGTATCGCTAAAGAGTGCGGCCTACCCTATGTCTCAGAAAGGTGGTTGGGAGGGACTTTTACTAATTTCGAGACTATTTTAAAAAGAATAGAGTATTTCAAAGATTTAGAAAGAAAAAAAGCCGAAGGAGAATTAGAAAAATACACTAAAAAAGAAAAATTGAAAATTGATAAGGAACTTCAAGATCTCAGAGTAAAGTTTGAAGGAATAAAAAAATTAACTCAACTCCCCGATGCCATTCTTGTTTTAGATATGAAAAAAGATGAGTTGGCTATTAAAGAGGCAAAAAAGAAAGGAGTAAAAATCATTGGAATAGCCCATACCAATATTGATCCAAATTTAGCTGATTATCCCATTCCAGCTAATGATGATGCGATTCCATCAGTAAAGTATATTTTAGAGAAAGTAAGAGAAGCGATACTAAGTGCAAAACTCAAAACGCAAAGCGCAAAAAAATAACAAGTTTCTTTCATTTTAACATTCTAACATTTGAACATATAAACATTTTGGATTAAATTTTGTTAGAATATTAAGATGCTAAAATGTTAAGATGGTTAATATCGATCGGATTAGGCAATTAAGAAAAGAGACCGGAGTTTCAATCCAAGAATGTAAACGGGCCTTAGAAGAGACCAAGGGGGATTTAGAAAAAGCAAAGGGAATTTTAAAGAAGTGGGGACAGGATTTCGCTGGGAAAAAGGCTGAAAGAGAGACAAAAGAGGGGATTATTGAAAGTTATATCCACCCAAATAAAAAAATTGGGGTAATAGTGGAATTACATTGTGAATCAGATTTTGTAGCCAGATCGGAAAATTTTCAAAAACTGGCTCATGAGTTATGTCTCCAAATTGCTGCTATGAAACCATTATTTTTGAAAGAGGAGGATATTCCTGATGAATTTTTAGCCGGAGAGCGAAAAATTTATCAAGAACAATTTAAAGACTCGGGCAAATCTCAAAAAATAATCAATCAGATTATTGAGGGAAAACTTAAAAAATACAAAGAAGAAATCTCTTTGACGTCACAACCTTGGATAAGAGATGAAACAAAACAAATTGAGAATTTAATTAATGAGTATATTGCCCATTTGGGAGAAAATATTATTATAAAAAGATTTGTTCGCTACGAAATTTAAAATAAAGAATTATGGTAGAGTTAATAGCTACAGTAGTCTTATTTGGTAGCCTCATTGGGATGGGGGTAATTTTGACACGGAAAATTCCGGTTTTAAGAAAATTACCAGAAATCGAAACAAGAGGCTTTGATTTGGAAAATAATTTCCTGAGACTAAAAGAAAAGGTTAAAACTTTAAATCCTTTTAAAAATTTTTCAACTGAAATCTTCCTACAAAAAATACTTTCAAAAATTAGAATTTTAACCTTAAAGACCGAGAGTAAAACCGCTACCTGGCTTCAAAAATTGCGAGAAAGATCTCAGAAAAAGAAAATGGAAGAAAATGACGATTATTGGGAGGAGTTAAAAAAATCAACTAACCAAGAAGAAAAACTTGAATAAAATTTTGCCGGGATAGCTTGGCGGTACCCCGCACTGTAGCAAAGCTAAGTGCGGGGCAAGGAGCAACGTTTAGCCGCCTTAGCTTAGTGGTAAAGCAGTGGTTTTGTAAACCACTGACGCGGGTTCGATTCCTGCAGGCGGCTCAGAAGGTTGGAGGTCTGTCCCATGTACACTGAGCAAAGCGAAGTGTTGTACGGGGTTCGCCCCGTCATCCGACGGGGCGCCCAGTTGAATAACTGGGCGAATCCGACCGCCGGCTTTCAAATTTTTGAATTATGAAAATAGCAATTGGCAGTGATGAAAAAACTTATTTAACCGATTTTGTAATTGAAGAGTTAAAAAAACGAAGATATGAAATAGGAATGTTTGGTGCCTTGACATCCGGTGAAAAAACATCTTGGCCAGAAGTAGGTAAATTAGTAGGAGAGAAAGTAGCCAGTAAAGAATACGATCAAGGAATCCTGTTTTGCTGGACAGGTACCGGAGTCTCAATTGCCGCTAATAAAATTCCCGGAATCAGGGCAGCTCTTTGTTTTGATGCCGAAACAGCTAAAGGGGCAAGAAAATGGAACGATGCCAATGTTTTAGTTATGAGCCTTCGCCTCACTTCCGAAAATGTTGCAAGAGAGATACTCAACGCTTGGTTTAGTTCTGAATTTGACGAAGGAAAAATCGATAGGATAACAAAGTTAAGAGAAATTGAGCAGAAATATTCGAGGTCCTAAAAAGGAAATAAAATGGAGATAAAAAGGGAATTAGATTATTTAAAAAAAGAAATAGATGAAAGACTAAAACTTTATTTTGAGAAAAAAATTAAAGAAACTAAAAAGATTTCTCCAATAATTTCCAAAATGGTAGCTGATATTGGAGAATTTATTTTGAGGGGAGGCAAAAGGATTCGGCCAATTTTTTTCCATTATGGCTACTTAGCTGCAGGTGGTAAAAATAAAAAGGAAATTTTAGATGCTTCCCTTTCCATTGAGATAATCCACAATTATATCCTTATTCACGATGATATCATTGACCGCGATGAATTTCGGCGAGGAAAACCAACAATTCATCAAAAATATAAAAAAATTTACCGGAAAATTTCTAAAGAAGCTAAGCATTTAGGGATTTCAGCCGGAATTGTGACAGGTGACTTAACTTCCCTTTTTGGTTATGAAATCTTAACTAAATCGAAATTTCCCGAATCGCTTAAACTTAAAGCCTTAGAGAGACTCAGTCAGATATTAATCGATGTATTTATTGGAGAAATACTGGATGTATTTTTGGGAATATCGCGTCAACTTAAAAAAGATGAGATCTTTAAAATTTTGGAATACAAAACTGCCAGATATACAATTGAAGGGCCCTTGCATTTAGGAGCAATCTTGGCTGGGGCTGATCAAAGGTTATTAAAGGAATTAACAGATTATGCTATTCCTTTGGGTATTGCTTTTCAAATCCAAGATGATATTTTAGGAATATTTGGAGACAAAAAAAAGACTGGCAAGCCCTTAGGTTCTGATTTAAAAGAAGGAAAGCAAACCCTTTTGATTTTTAAAGCTAAAAAATCAACTAATCAAAAACAGAGAAAAATTATTGATCGAGCTTTAGGAAACCCTCATTTGACTAAAAATCAATTAGAAAAAGTTAGAGAAATTATTATTAAAACTGGTTCTCTTAATTTTTCTCAAAATTTAGCTAAGGAACTGGTTTTAAAATCAAAAACCTCAATCAGAAAATCAATTTTCCCTTTTTTAGTAAAAGAATTTTTAATTGGAATTTCAGATTATATAATTGAGAGGGAAAAGTAGGACTTGACAGGCTTTTTGGATCTGGTAAAATGAAAATAGAAAGAAATGTTAAAAATTTTTGAAAAATGAGATAAAATAGATCAAAAAGCGAAGATATCTGAACTAAACCACGAAATATCTTCGTGGTTGTTTATTAAAAAAGCACATTAAAAATCAGTTTTTTAGAGTTGCCTCGAAAAAATATTTATTTTGAGGATTTGATCCTAGTCCAGGATGAACGCTGGCGGCGTGGATAAGGCATGCAAGTCGAGGGACGCATTGCTTTGCAATGCGGACCGGCAAACGGGTTAGTAATACGTGGGTAACGAACCCTAGAGACGGGCATAACTCGTCGAAAGGCGAGCTAATTCCCGATGGTTCCTCTACCATATAAATGGTAAAGAATAAAAGGAAGTCGTAAGACAACCGCTCTAGGATCGGTCCGCGGCCTATCAGCTAGCAGGTAGGGTAATGGCCTACCTGGGCAATGACGGGTAGGGGAGATGAGAGTCTGTTCCCCAACACTAGCACTGAGACACGGGCTAGACTCCTACGGGAGGCAGCAGTCGAGAATATTGGTCAATGGGGGAAACCCTGAACCAGCGACGCCGCGTGCTCGAAGAAACCCTTCGGGGTGTAAAAAGCTTTTCTGGAGGAGGAACCTTCGGGTGACAGTACTCCAGGAATAAGCGGGTGCTAATTCTGTGCCAGCAGCAGCGGTAAAACAGGACCCGCAAGCGTTATCCGGATTTATTGGGCGTAAAGGGTCCGTAGGCGACTAGGTTAGTCTCTAGTTAAAGACCCAGGGCTTAACCTTGGGGATGCTAGAGATACTGCCTGGATAGAGGGCGCTAGGGGTGGATAGAACGCTCGGTGTAGGGGTGAAATCCGTTGATATCGAGCGGAATACCAAAAGCGAAGGCATTCCACTGGAGCGACCCTGACGCTGAGGGACGAAAGCGTGGGGAGCAAAAAGGATTAGATACCCTTGTAGTCCACGCTGTAAACGATGGACACTGGCTATCTGAAGTGTCGACCCTTCAGGTGGCGAAGCTAACGCGTTAAGTGTCCCGCCTGGGAAGTACGGCCGCAAGGTTGAAACTCAAAGGAATAGACGGGGACTCACACAAGCGGTGGACCATGTGGCTCAATTCGACGATAAACGAAGAACCTTACCAGGGCTTGACACCCGCCTGAAAACTTTCCGAAAGGAGAGTCTTCTTACAAGGACAGGCGGGCAGGTGCTGCATGGTTGTCGTCAGCAGGTGCCTTGAGGTGCTCCCTTAGATGGGGAAACCTGCGCAACCCTTACCCTATGTTTTATTTGTCATAGGGAACTGCCTGAGACAATCAGGAGGAAGGTGAGGATGACGCCAAATCAGCATGGCCCTTTGATGCCCTGGGCTGCACACGTGGTACAATGGCCGATACAATGGGTTGCCAAGCCGTAAGGCGGAGCTAATCCCATCAAAGTCGGTCTCAGTTCGGATTGAGGTCTGCAACTCGACCTCATGAAGCTGGAATCGCTAGTAATCGCCAATCAGCCATGTGGCGATGAATATGTTCCTGAGTCTTGTACTCACCGCCCGTCACGTCAAGCGAGCTGGGAATACCCGAAGTTCCGCGTCTGACGCGGGCCTAAGGTGGGCTCAGTGAGAGGGACGAAGTCGTAACAAGGCACGGGTAGGGGAACCTGTCCGTGGATCACTTCATTTAATTTTTAGTGCCGACTATAGTTGAAGTCTGGAATTCGGATTTTAACCATAGGGTATTGATCGAACATCCTAAAGATCGATCTTTCCTTCTTCGCTCCTTTGTGGAGCTTCGAAGGATCCACCGTAGCCCTTGGCAAAGGTGGACGAGGCAACTCTAAGAAACTGAAAAAAAACGGCTTTGGCCGATTTTTTTTGCTTGATTTTTAATTTCCATTTGCTAAAATATTACTGTGGTCTAGGACGGGAGTTTCCGCAGGGCTAAGAACTCTCGCGTCCCAACCAAAATTGTTTTATAATCTGGAAAAAGATATAAATATGCCAATTTCAAAAAAATTACTCAAATTTTTAGAGAAAGCTAAAATTAAATATGAGAAAATTCTTCACAGGACAGTTTATACTGCCTATGATAAAGCTCAAACCTTAAAAGTTCCCGAGAAAATCGTTGGAAAAACCTTAGTAATGAAATTTGATAGAGATCCAGCCGTTATCTTGATTCCAGCGAATAAAAATCTTGATAAAGGAAAATTTAAAAAATTGGTTAACAAGTTTCTTAAAAAAGCGGATAAAAAACCAGTAAAAAAAATTAATTTTGTAACCGAAAGATGGATGAAGAAAAATCTCAAGGGAGTAAAGGTTGGAGCAATTCCTCCTTTCGGAAGTTTATGGCAAATGCAAACTTTTATTGATAAATCTTTTTTAAAAAATCCAAAAATTATTTTAAATGCCGGAGATTATAATTGGTCTATAAAGATTACACCAAAATCCTTTAAAAAATTAATACCTGATTTAATAACTGGAAATATTAGTAAGAAAAGAAAATGAAATTTCGATGTATTATCGAATTTTCTCTAAAATTTATGAAATGGGAGCAAAAAAGATGTGCAAGGATTGTGAAGATTTTATTGAAAAGGGCTCGAAAATTCTTGATTTAGGATGTGGA
The Patescibacteria group bacterium DNA segment above includes these coding regions:
- the rpmE gene encoding 50S ribosomal protein L31 translates to MRKNIHPKYYPNAQVRCACGNTFTIGSTKEFIEIEICSKCHPFYTGKDKIVDTMGRVERFRKRLAKKAKKGKKKRK
- a CDS encoding RpiB/LacA/LacB family sugar-phosphate isomerase gives rise to the protein MKIAIGSDEKTYLTDFVIEELKKRRYEIGMFGALTSGEKTSWPEVGKLVGEKVASKEYDQGILFCWTGTGVSIAANKIPGIRAALCFDAETAKGARKWNDANVLVMSLRLTSENVAREILNAWFSSEFDEGKIDRITKLREIEQKYSRS
- a CDS encoding YbaK/EbsC family protein, whose amino-acid sequence is MPISKKLLKFLEKAKIKYEKILHRTVYTAYDKAQTLKVPEKIVGKTLVMKFDRDPAVILIPANKNLDKGKFKKLVNKFLKKADKKPVKKINFVTERWMKKNLKGVKVGAIPPFGSLWQMQTFIDKSFLKNPKIILNAGDYNWSIKITPKSFKKLIPDLITGNISKKRK
- the rpsB gene encoding 30S ribosomal protein S2 produces the protein MAKVKEKKKEFNIDLEEMAKSGVHLGHRTFRIHPKIEPYLLGVRNNIHIIDLEKTAEKLKEALKFIQEIKKEGKILLLIGTKIQFRDLVKSIAKECGLPYVSERWLGGTFTNFETILKRIEYFKDLERKKAEGELEKYTKKEKLKIDKELQDLRVKFEGIKKLTQLPDAILVLDMKKDELAIKEAKKKGVKIIGIAHTNIDPNLADYPIPANDDAIPSVKYILEKVREAILSAKLKTQSAKK
- the prfA gene encoding peptide chain release factor 1; protein product: MADIKTIKKEYQDLLQKISNPDLISNWKKFKEFSERKDFLEKIISKERELKEIKNRIEENKLIISSKEDQELVVLAETELIQLKEKGGNLEREIRNLLQEKGAKRNQAVIIEIRAGTGGEEAALFASDIFRMYSKYAQLRGWKQRILDSRPTELDGYKEIIFELKNGNVFSKMKYEGGVHRVQRVPVTEKVGRIHTSTATVAVLPKPRKAEIKIRPEDLRLDLYRASGPGGQYVNRRETAVRITHLPTGLVVTSQTERSQLQNKENAISILEARLLKRKETVETKKIREKRKTQIGWAKRAEKIRTYNFPQNRITDHRIKKSWYNLEKILNGELDPIIEALRKAI
- a CDS encoding lytic murein transglycosylase; its protein translation is MQNDKSKFKIILNHCLLLVIVLLFVLLNFKILAEEDLEEICQLERLEQKEETLSKEDYRRLLEKCQKYYEEISSQIETDIQKTEKEKKTLQNQIYILKNKIKNLDYQIYQSNLMVKDLGLQIEDTEISIEKTSLKIEDSKEKLANILRLIYEEDQKTIIEILLSGPKLSDFFENLMALEAISLKNQELLKEIKTLKSYLENQKESLDTEKGDLEKLAKIQQLQKQESESTKKEQEYFLKLTETEYQKYLREKEEAEKRTQEIRARIFELIGIPEAPTFGEAYELAKYVEGVTGVRPALLLAVLTQESNIGKNVGQCYLKNPKTGEGVNVRNGKKLARVMKPSRDIPPFLNICKELGRDPYNTPVSCPMSYGWGGAMGPAQFIPSTWVLYKEKVRAITGSADPWNIKDSFVAAALYLANFGATKQTYNAEWKAVMIYFSGSTNKKFRFYGDSVMKIASQYAKDIREIERLAKL
- a CDS encoding polyprenyl synthetase family protein — its product is MEIKRELDYLKKEIDERLKLYFEKKIKETKKISPIISKMVADIGEFILRGGKRIRPIFFHYGYLAAGGKNKKEILDASLSIEIIHNYILIHDDIIDRDEFRRGKPTIHQKYKKIYRKISKEAKHLGISAGIVTGDLTSLFGYEILTKSKFPESLKLKALERLSQILIDVFIGEILDVFLGISRQLKKDEIFKILEYKTARYTIEGPLHLGAILAGADQRLLKELTDYAIPLGIAFQIQDDILGIFGDKKKTGKPLGSDLKEGKQTLLIFKAKKSTNQKQRKIIDRALGNPHLTKNQLEKVREIIIKTGSLNFSQNLAKELVLKSKTSIRKSIFPFLVKEFLIGISDYIIEREK
- the tsf gene encoding elongation factor Ts (EF-Ts; functions during elongation stage of protein translation; forms a dimer; associates with EF-Tu-GDP complex and promotes exchange of GDP to GTP resulting in regeneration of the active form of EF-Tu); the protein is MVNIDRIRQLRKETGVSIQECKRALEETKGDLEKAKGILKKWGQDFAGKKAERETKEGIIESYIHPNKKIGVIVELHCESDFVARSENFQKLAHELCLQIAAMKPLFLKEEDIPDEFLAGERKIYQEQFKDSGKSQKIINQIIEGKLKKYKEEISLTSQPWIRDETKQIENLINEYIAHLGENIIIKRFVRYEI